The following are encoded together in the Manduca sexta isolate Smith_Timp_Sample1 chromosome 22, JHU_Msex_v1.0, whole genome shotgun sequence genome:
- the LOC119190216 gene encoding uncharacterized protein K02A2.6-like, with protein sequence MRHADALSRNPYVGTITSNLHKDMQHAQDGDEGLNAIKKILEDGGSYKDYYLNQGLLYKGPEHQLVVPSAMETEIIKRAHNNGHFAKKKTLDLISKDYYIDKVGRKVEDFVASCIPCLLSNRKEGKKEGYLNPIDKGDTPLHTLHLDHVGPLTETNKQYNHILTIIDAFTKFVWLFPCKSTTTKEVLIKLEVLQQTFGNPERVITDRGTAFTSNDFQQYCIREGIECCHITTGVPRGNTPYIFYNKNCRKYKEGDIVAIKRTQFGPGMKIKPKYLGPYRITKVKRFDRYDVEKVDQSTEGPNKTSTAADLMKQWPDNINQK encoded by the coding sequence ATGAGACATGCTGATGCGCTTAGTCGAAACCCATATGTAGGAACAATAACTTCTAACTTGCATAAGGATATGCAGCATGCACAGGATGGTGATGAAGGTCTTAATGCAATAAAGAAAATTCTAGAAGATGGAGGGTCGTACAAGGattattacttaaatcaggGATTACTTTATAAAGGGCCAGAACACCAATTGGTTGTGCCAAGTGCTATGGAGACTGAGATTATTAAAAGAGCTCATAACAATGGTCATTTTGCCAAGAAGAAAACATTAGATTTGATAAGCaaagattattatattgataaagtAGGAAGAAAAGTTGAAGATTTTGTTGCATCATGCATACCCTGTTTATTATCAAATAGAAAGGAAGGCAAAAAGGAAGGTTACCTTAATCCCATTGATAAGGGTGATACCCCATTGCATACCCTACATTTAGATCATGTTGGACCACTGACGGAGACTAATAAACAGTACAACCACATTCTTACTATAATTGATGCATTTACCAAATTTGTTTGGTTATTTCCGTGTAAAAGTACAACTACCAAAGAGGTTTTGATTAAATTAGAAGTATTGCAGCAAACGTTTGGAAACCCTGAACGGGTTATCACAGATCGAGGTACTGCATTTACCAGTAATGATTTCCAGCAATACTGTATTAGGGAGGGTATAGAGTGCTGTCATATTACTACAGGAGTTCCAAGAGGGAACACTCCTTATATTttctacaataaaaattgtagaaaATATAAGGAGGGAGACATTGTAGCAATAAAGCGAACCCAGTTTGGTCCTGGAATGAAGATAAAACCTAAATACTTGGGACCGTACCGGATCACCAAAGTCAAAAGATTTGATAGGTATGATGTAGAGAAAGTGGACCAATCCACTGAAGGCCCAAATAAGACATCTACAGCGGCAGATCTTATGAAACAATGGCcagataatattaatcaaaagtAG